The Montipora capricornis isolate CH-2021 chromosome 3, ASM3666992v2, whole genome shotgun sequence genome window below encodes:
- the LOC138042512 gene encoding riboflavin-binding protein-like codes for MARGAVILVIFFLLACIGVFCHEHEVTECIKGPFHKDKPSPGGQGYVECLSWKEKSCCTDEFTRELQRNKVEVLYNFSWNHCNILSRACEQFIKDEECFWQCEPNLIKWHTGQGAVNRVPICSSYCDRWFEACKDDMTCAQDWLSGFNFSSNVYSCPTSSRCRKFSEVYKDGKGLCNTMWAKSFHYETSKNCMVMKFSGDSNPNDRVSSASSLSKFGYRISILVIASFFLGMC; via the exons ATGGCGCGTGGTGCTGTGATCCTcgtaatttttttccttctcgCGTGTATTGGCGTATTTTGCCATGAACATGAAGTTACTGAGTGCATTAAGGGCCCTTTTCATAAAGATAAGCCCTCTCCAGGAGGTCAGGGGTATGTAGAATGCTTGTCTTGGAAAGAAAAATCTTGTTGTACTGACGAATTCACTCGAGAGCTGCAAAGGAACAAAGTCGAAGTCTTATATAACTTCTCGTGGAATCATTGCAATATATTGTCGCGG GCTTGTGAACAGTTCATCAAAGATGAAGAGTGTTTTTGGCAATGTGAACCTAACCTGATCAAATGGCATACTGGTCAGGGTGCTGTGAATCGTGTTCCAATATGCTCCAGTTACTGTGATAGGTGGTTTGAAGCTTGCAAGGACGACATGACCTGTGCTCAAGATTGGCTGAGCGGATTTAATTTTTCTTCGAATGTCTACAGCTGTCCAACCAGTTCTCGCTGTCGCAAGTTTTCCGAG GTGTACAAAGACGGAAAGGGGTTGTGCAACACGATGTGGGCAAAATCCTTCCATTATGAAACCAGCAAGAATTGTATGGTAATGAAATTTTCCGGCGACTCAAACCCAAACGACCGTGTTTCCTCAGCTTCCAGTTTGTCTAAATTCGGTTATCGCATTTCAATTCTTGTCATAGCTAGTTTTTTTCTGGGTATGTGCTAA